One part of the Halobacteria archaeon AArc-dxtr1 genome encodes these proteins:
- a CDS encoding 2-oxoacid:acceptor oxidoreductase subunit alpha, with protein MSDELIWRIAGGSGDGIDSTSQNFAKALMRSGLHVFTHRHYPSRIRGGHTYVEIRAAAEEVQSRGDGYNCLLALGDSFARNPQEEAYYGNEEVKPLSENLDELREGGIIVYDSGLIDEEDVDALNLEERAEENDWHVFPVDLRSMAKEHGREVMRNTAGVGVTAALLEMDLGHIEDLMADAMSGDVLEANEIILQEAYDMATEEYDFEHDLRVPTGEHDEEQALLSGSNAIAYGSIDAGCRFIAGYPMTPWTDVFTIMSKNLPDMGGISEQVEDEIAAAALAVGASHAGVKAMSGSSGGGFALMSEPLGLAEMTETPIVLLESMRAGPSTGMPTKPEQADLEFSLYTSQGDSNRVVFAPGTVAEAYEQTRLAFEIAYDYQIPVIIIYDQKLSGENTNVPVSFFDREPDPSLGSTATEDELEELPHADSGKFHRFQHDPENGVSPRSLPGQKGGRYLATGNEHTPAGHISEDPDNRVAQMDRRLRKLEAIRTALDEEYDSNQTYFGDESADFGIITWGSSQGVVEEGVERLNDQGHAVKGIGVSDMMPFPEQELTEFLESVDQAMVVEMNASAQFRGLVQKELGRYGEKLTSLLKYNGNPFEPAEIVEGYELNVDDSDAEPTAQVRIEPAAGD; from the coding sequence ATGAGCGACGAACTCATCTGGCGAATCGCGGGGGGTTCCGGCGACGGAATCGACTCGACGAGCCAGAACTTTGCGAAAGCGCTGATGCGCTCGGGGTTGCACGTGTTCACCCACCGACACTATCCGTCACGGATTCGCGGTGGCCACACGTACGTCGAAATCCGCGCAGCAGCCGAAGAGGTACAGTCACGGGGAGACGGCTACAACTGTTTGCTCGCGCTGGGCGACTCGTTCGCGCGTAACCCACAGGAAGAGGCCTACTACGGCAACGAGGAGGTCAAGCCACTCTCGGAGAACCTAGACGAACTCCGTGAGGGCGGGATCATCGTCTACGACTCGGGGCTGATCGACGAGGAAGACGTCGACGCGCTCAACCTCGAAGAACGAGCCGAGGAGAACGACTGGCACGTCTTCCCGGTCGATCTCCGATCGATGGCCAAAGAGCACGGCCGCGAGGTCATGCGTAACACCGCCGGTGTGGGGGTCACCGCCGCACTGCTCGAGATGGATCTCGGCCACATCGAGGACCTGATGGCCGACGCGATGAGCGGCGACGTCTTAGAGGCCAACGAGATCATCCTCCAGGAGGCCTACGACATGGCCACCGAGGAGTACGACTTCGAGCACGACCTGCGCGTGCCGACGGGCGAGCACGACGAGGAGCAGGCGCTGCTCTCGGGCTCGAACGCGATCGCCTACGGCTCGATCGACGCCGGCTGTCGCTTCATCGCCGGCTACCCGATGACGCCGTGGACTGACGTCTTCACGATCATGTCGAAGAACCTGCCCGACATGGGCGGGATCTCCGAGCAGGTCGAAGACGAGATCGCGGCTGCGGCGCTGGCCGTGGGTGCGAGCCACGCCGGCGTGAAGGCGATGTCCGGCTCCTCGGGCGGCGGCTTCGCGCTGATGAGCGAACCGCTCGGCCTCGCAGAGATGACCGAGACGCCGATCGTCTTGCTCGAGTCGATGCGTGCCGGTCCCTCGACCGGGATGCCGACCAAGCCAGAGCAGGCCGACCTCGAGTTCTCGCTGTACACGAGTCAGGGAGACTCCAACCGCGTCGTCTTCGCGCCCGGCACCGTCGCCGAGGCCTACGAGCAGACGCGACTGGCCTTCGAGATCGCCTACGACTACCAGATCCCGGTGATCATCATCTACGACCAGAAGCTCTCCGGCGAGAACACCAACGTTCCCGTCAGCTTCTTCGACCGCGAGCCCGACCCGTCGCTGGGCTCGACGGCTACCGAGGACGAACTCGAAGAGCTTCCCCACGCCGACTCTGGGAAGTTCCACCGCTTCCAGCACGACCCAGAGAACGGTGTCAGTCCGCGCTCGCTGCCCGGCCAGAAGGGCGGTCGGTACCTCGCCACGGGTAACGAGCACACGCCCGCCGGCCACATCAGCGAGGATCCGGACAACCGCGTCGCACAGATGGACCGCCGACTGCGCAAGCTCGAGGCGATCCGCACGGCCCTAGACGAGGAGTACGACTCGAACCAGACGTACTTCGGCGACGAGTCGGCCGACTTCGGCATCATCACCTGGGGCTCCTCCCAGGGTGTCGTCGAAGAGGGCGTCGAACGCCTCAACGACCAGGGCCACGCCGTCAAGGGTATCGGTGTCTCCGACATGATGCCGTTCCCCGAACAGGAGCTCACCGAGTTCCTAGAGAGCGTCGACCAGGCGATGGTCGTCGAGATGAACGCCTCGGCACAGTTCCGCGGATTGGTCCAGAAGGAACTGGGTCGCTACGGCGAGAAACTGACCAGCCTTCTCAAGTACAACGGGAACCCGTTCGAACCAGCCGAGATCGTCGAAGGGTACGAACTCAACGTCGACGACTCGGACGCGGAACCGACCGCACAGGTCCGAATTGAACCCGCAGCAGGTGACTAA
- a CDS encoding malectin domain-containing carbohydrate-binding protein: MSDKANTDGAEGRVNKHRRRFLQGVGATGIAGITAGCLGDDDENGDDANGDDANGDDEPPAESDTFEITALEPGDDSVSLGESVTVTATVENTGEEDGEQDVEFFFDGDSEDVATLELESGAEDDVSFDVDTGDLDEGDYDYEVTTDDDSESATLTVDPFEDLDSIFSFGEDSITVQPGTAAISGEFDNSYPVAAESGEVSLDVPDGWEIVDDDGTSFDELGAGSSQSVEWHVEVPDDEDEFELEAEASHEVGDESHSEDHTLEVTVVGPLATPLAFNFGSEADEPTVKDGVPFTPNLPDAIQILGDYGTSTHDVDDVADTDDDDLYLSEHHGSDGGDLGYDIPLENGVYDVTFYFGETWEDNTEPDDTRVMDISINGSVVFDEWNTVAEVGYATAARETISSVQVTDGSLTILGEAVDDWVAFNGLKIEKAEVEIQHVEGGVADEPSFTLLPEEGMLEMADPEDYDEDKLSAEFYFGYDDDNLHLHGEVTDDEHHALEGGSMWEADSIQYAAGYDGTYGPEDGISHVDGETSTTRWMDGENEEGLDVIEADTSRDDDENLTTYEATIPWEAILPAAPEPGDSFRFGVIINNDDGDGREAVLNWTSPAISEDKSYEALGTFTLEDPDAEEVPTVSAPFGFNSGGNPEDPQSDVPVEIDGLEFGELYDPDDIDEVDVHWDEDDPDAGEDWFGDPGRADDGGEIEDTDYDALYQTEHWGPDLGYDIAIENGVYDVTVHNAETAFDEEETRVFDLQIQGTTVAEELDLFAEAGEDTAHTITLQSVVVNQETLSIRSTTHEDNTKFCGIEIREAGAGAGDDEDE, encoded by the coding sequence ATGAGTGATAAAGCGAACACAGATGGTGCCGAAGGGCGAGTCAACAAACATCGACGTCGATTCCTCCAGGGGGTTGGGGCGACGGGTATTGCTGGGATTACTGCCGGCTGCCTCGGCGACGATGACGAGAATGGCGACGACGCAAACGGGGACGACGCAAATGGTGACGACGAGCCGCCAGCGGAGTCGGACACGTTCGAGATTACTGCTCTCGAGCCCGGCGACGACAGCGTCTCGCTCGGCGAGTCGGTGACGGTCACGGCGACGGTCGAGAATACCGGTGAGGAAGACGGCGAACAGGACGTCGAGTTCTTCTTCGACGGCGACAGCGAAGACGTCGCTACTCTCGAACTCGAAAGTGGCGCCGAAGACGACGTCTCCTTCGACGTCGACACCGGCGACTTAGACGAAGGCGACTACGACTACGAAGTTACCACCGACGACGACAGCGAGAGCGCGACACTCACCGTCGATCCGTTCGAGGACCTCGATTCGATCTTCTCGTTCGGCGAGGACTCGATCACCGTCCAGCCCGGTACTGCGGCCATCTCCGGCGAGTTCGACAACTCCTATCCCGTCGCAGCGGAGTCCGGCGAGGTCAGCCTCGACGTCCCTGACGGCTGGGAGATCGTCGACGACGACGGAACCAGCTTCGACGAACTCGGTGCCGGTTCCTCCCAAAGCGTCGAGTGGCACGTCGAGGTCCCGGACGACGAAGACGAGTTCGAACTCGAAGCCGAAGCAAGCCACGAGGTTGGCGACGAGTCACACAGCGAGGATCACACCCTCGAAGTGACTGTTGTCGGTCCGCTCGCGACGCCGCTGGCGTTTAACTTCGGCTCCGAGGCCGACGAGCCAACAGTCAAAGACGGCGTGCCGTTCACGCCGAACCTTCCTGACGCCATCCAGATTCTCGGAGACTACGGCACGTCTACACACGACGTCGACGATGTTGCAGACACCGACGACGACGACCTCTACCTCAGCGAACACCACGGCTCCGACGGTGGCGATCTGGGATACGACATCCCGCTCGAAAACGGCGTCTACGACGTCACGTTCTACTTCGGTGAAACCTGGGAAGACAACACCGAGCCGGACGATACGCGCGTGATGGACATCTCCATCAACGGGAGCGTCGTGTTCGACGAGTGGAACACCGTCGCGGAAGTTGGCTACGCGACCGCCGCTCGCGAGACGATTTCCTCCGTGCAGGTTACCGACGGCAGCCTCACGATTCTCGGCGAAGCAGTCGACGACTGGGTCGCGTTCAACGGCCTCAAGATCGAGAAGGCCGAGGTCGAAATCCAGCACGTCGAAGGCGGCGTTGCGGACGAGCCGTCGTTCACGTTGCTGCCCGAGGAGGGAATGCTTGAAATGGCAGACCCCGAGGACTACGACGAAGACAAGCTTTCGGCGGAGTTCTACTTCGGCTACGACGACGACAACCTCCACCTCCACGGTGAGGTCACCGACGACGAGCACCACGCACTCGAGGGTGGCAGCATGTGGGAGGCCGACAGCATCCAGTACGCCGCCGGCTACGACGGCACGTACGGGCCCGAAGACGGAATCTCCCACGTCGACGGCGAGACTAGTACCACCCGCTGGATGGACGGCGAAAACGAGGAGGGTCTCGACGTCATCGAGGCCGACACCAGCCGCGACGACGACGAGAATCTGACCACCTACGAGGCGACGATTCCGTGGGAGGCCATCCTCCCAGCCGCGCCCGAGCCCGGTGACTCCTTCCGCTTCGGCGTCATCATCAACAACGACGACGGTGACGGCCGCGAAGCCGTCCTGAACTGGACCAGCCCCGCCATCAGCGAGGACAAGAGCTACGAAGCGCTCGGCACCTTTACGCTCGAAGATCCTGACGCCGAAGAAGTCCCAACGGTCTCCGCGCCGTTCGGATTCAACTCGGGCGGTAACCCAGAGGATCCACAGTCCGACGTTCCCGTCGAAATCGACGGCCTCGAGTTCGGGGAACTCTACGATCCCGACGACATCGACGAAGTCGACGTCCACTGGGACGAGGACGATCCAGACGCTGGTGAAGACTGGTTCGGAGATCCCGGTAGAGCCGACGACGGCGGTGAGATCGAAGACACCGACTACGATGCCCTCTACCAGACCGAACACTGGGGGCCCGACCTCGGTTACGATATCGCCATCGAAAACGGCGTCTACGACGTGACCGTCCACAACGCCGAGACGGCCTTCGACGAGGAAGAAACACGCGTCTTCGACCTCCAGATTCAGGGAACCACTGTCGCCGAAGAGCTCGACCTCTTCGCGGAAGCCGGCGAAGACACTGCACACACGATTACGTTGCAAAGCGTTGTCGTCAATCAGGAAACCCTCTCGATTCGGTCGACGACCCACGAGGACAACACCAAGTTCTGTGGGATCGAAATCCGTGAGGCGGGTGCAGGAGCTGGCGACGACGAAGACGAGTAG
- a CDS encoding NAD(P)/FAD-dependent oxidoreductase: MVDVAIVGGGPAGLSAALFTAKNGLDTVVFDTDETWMHKAHLFNYPGVRSLSGSEFMALTRGQVRDRGADVRTDEAVTGVEDTDDGFRVETESDEYDAEYVVLATGADRSVAEEIGCAFDDDETVAVDLDMETSIDGLYATGAMVRPEKWQAVIAAGDGGAAALDILSAELGEHYHDFDVPGDVPELSDEL; encoded by the coding sequence ATGGTAGACGTTGCAATTGTCGGCGGCGGCCCGGCGGGACTGAGCGCGGCCCTGTTCACCGCGAAGAACGGACTCGACACCGTTGTCTTCGATACAGACGAGACGTGGATGCACAAAGCACACCTGTTCAACTATCCCGGCGTTCGGAGCCTGAGTGGCAGCGAGTTCATGGCGCTGACCCGCGGGCAGGTCCGAGATCGCGGCGCCGACGTCCGAACCGACGAGGCAGTGACCGGTGTCGAAGACACCGACGATGGCTTCCGCGTCGAGACCGAATCCGACGAGTACGACGCCGAGTACGTCGTTCTCGCGACTGGAGCCGATCGGTCGGTCGCCGAAGAGATCGGGTGTGCGTTCGACGACGACGAGACCGTCGCGGTCGACCTCGACATGGAGACCAGCATCGACGGGCTCTACGCGACCGGTGCGATGGTTCGACCCGAGAAGTGGCAGGCGGTTATTGCGGCTGGCGACGGTGGTGCTGCGGCGCTCGATATTCTAAGCGCCGAGCTGGGCGAACACTACCACGATTTCGACGTTCCTGGAGACGTTCCGGAGCTCTCCGACGAGCTGTAA
- a CDS encoding PadR family transcriptional regulator — translation MDDLTGFQRDLLYVIAGADDPSGQDVKEEIETYYESDINHGRLYPNLDTLVNKELVEKGQLDRRTNYYTITDDGMDAIERRRGWETQFLE, via the coding sequence ATGGACGACCTCACAGGGTTTCAGCGTGATCTGTTGTACGTGATCGCTGGAGCCGACGACCCGTCAGGACAGGACGTCAAAGAGGAGATCGAAACGTACTACGAGTCAGACATCAATCACGGTCGGCTGTATCCGAACCTCGATACGCTCGTCAACAAGGAGCTCGTCGAAAAAGGACAGCTCGACCGGCGGACCAACTACTACACGATTACCGACGACGGTATGGACGCAATTGAACGGCGTCGAGGGTGGGAAACACAGTTTCTGGAATGA
- a CDS encoding MATE family efflux transporter, whose translation MARQVPNPFRLLILWIGLGLARLGLVDAQRARRTTDLAWPRIVTGLARMSKNAVDVAMVGIAVGSGAIAGVGFAAPYWGLAFTVGGGVAGGTIALVSQRYGAEATEQLGQAIRSSVVLVLAISLPIVAIFWTQSTTLLSLLSSDPEVVELGATYLQLVALGVPFAGLNLIGSRTFVGMDDSWTPMVLRAGGAVANILLNAVLIFGLGMGVAGAALGTVLANVAVTSAFTVALVAGRLPGFEPFPVSVDPLGRYLDAETIRDLVRIGLPVMGTNLVWTAAEFPMLAIVDIFGQDTAAAYVIARRIWGLMNTPGWGFGLAASSLVGQSLGEGDERTAEQYGREIVRFSAGVYVVFAALVFVFAEPIVLGFTDDPGELSVSTAVALIRAAALAAVFQGVTTGASGALNGSGDTRWPFYSQFLGTFGLAIPLAYLGATSVSVPALTIPVFGLSLPGVTIPAIGLTGLYLAFFAEAMVPAAINYYRFTTGKWKAIGREFRPESASADD comes from the coding sequence GTGGCCAGACAGGTACCGAATCCGTTCCGACTGCTGATCCTCTGGATCGGGCTCGGGCTGGCGAGACTTGGTCTCGTCGACGCCCAGCGAGCGCGTCGGACCACCGACCTCGCCTGGCCGCGGATCGTTACCGGTCTGGCCCGGATGTCGAAAAACGCCGTCGACGTCGCGATGGTCGGCATCGCCGTCGGCTCCGGGGCGATCGCCGGTGTCGGATTCGCGGCACCGTACTGGGGGCTGGCATTTACCGTCGGCGGCGGCGTCGCCGGCGGCACGATCGCGCTCGTCTCCCAACGATACGGCGCCGAGGCGACCGAGCAACTCGGGCAAGCCATCCGGTCGAGCGTCGTTCTCGTACTCGCGATTTCGCTGCCGATCGTCGCCATCTTCTGGACACAGTCGACGACCCTTCTGTCGCTTCTAAGCAGCGACCCAGAGGTGGTCGAGCTCGGCGCAACGTATCTGCAGTTAGTCGCACTCGGCGTCCCCTTCGCCGGACTGAATCTGATCGGGAGCCGGACGTTCGTCGGGATGGACGACTCCTGGACGCCGATGGTGCTTCGCGCGGGCGGCGCGGTCGCGAACATCCTGCTAAACGCCGTGCTCATCTTCGGGCTCGGAATGGGGGTGGCCGGGGCCGCGCTCGGGACCGTCCTCGCGAACGTCGCGGTGACGTCGGCGTTTACGGTCGCACTCGTTGCGGGCCGCCTGCCCGGCTTCGAACCGTTCCCGGTCAGCGTCGATCCACTCGGACGCTACCTCGATGCGGAGACGATTCGGGACCTCGTTCGGATCGGCCTTCCCGTGATGGGGACGAACCTCGTCTGGACCGCCGCCGAGTTTCCGATGCTCGCCATCGTGGACATCTTCGGCCAGGACACCGCGGCAGCGTACGTCATCGCCCGGCGCATCTGGGGGCTGATGAACACACCGGGTTGGGGATTCGGGCTGGCCGCTTCGAGCCTCGTCGGCCAGTCGTTGGGAGAGGGTGACGAGCGGACCGCCGAGCAGTACGGCCGGGAAATCGTCCGTTTTTCGGCGGGCGTCTACGTCGTCTTCGCGGCTCTGGTCTTCGTGTTTGCCGAGCCGATCGTACTCGGGTTCACCGACGATCCCGGAGAGTTATCCGTCTCGACTGCGGTGGCACTGATTCGCGCAGCCGCACTGGCTGCCGTTTTCCAGGGCGTGACGACCGGTGCCTCCGGCGCGCTGAACGGAAGTGGGGACACTCGCTGGCCGTTCTACAGCCAATTTCTGGGGACGTTCGGGCTGGCGATTCCGCTGGCGTATCTCGGCGCAACGTCTGTGAGCGTTCCCGCACTCACGATTCCAGTGTTCGGACTCTCGCTTCCCGGTGTGACAATCCCGGCGATCGGGCTGACCGGACTCTACCTCGCCTTCTTCGCAGAGGCGATGGTACCGGCGGCGATCAACTACTACCGGTTCACGACGGGAAAATGGAAGGCGATCGGCCGGGAGTTCCGACCGGAGTCGGCGAGCGCAGACGACTGA
- a CDS encoding sulfatase, whose amino-acid sequence MADTRPNVLLVHCHDLGRYLGTYGVDVKTPRIDELADRGVTAENHFVTAPQCSPSRGSLMTGRYPHVNGLMGLAHGSWELHDGERILPHYLSDAGYETHLFGLQHISQDTDRLGYDHVHSEGNLYPGVSPAVHEANRARNVADVVERFLEERSAPEPFFASVGFFELHRVEEDNGRFGFDGDSYETPDPADVQPLSYLPDRRGIRHDLSEMHGMVRAVDDGVGTIVDALEQTGLAEETLLVFTTEHGIAFPRAKGSCYDPGIEAALLLWYPGVFDGGRRYDGLVSNVDILPTILELLDCDVPEAVDGRSVLAELTGESDDPRERLFAEMTWHDMYNPVRAIRTDRYKYIRNFWHLPEVYLSADIFASEAGREVRESYGMPPRPYEELYDLEKGPGEDENVVLEPHYQDIREELSAQLHTWMDETDDPLLDGPVPPGDVDEVYDWKHDG is encoded by the coding sequence ATGGCAGACACGCGCCCGAACGTCCTTCTCGTCCACTGTCACGATCTCGGACGGTACCTCGGTACGTACGGTGTCGACGTCAAGACGCCCCGAATCGACGAGTTGGCCGACCGTGGCGTTACCGCAGAGAACCACTTCGTGACCGCACCGCAGTGCTCGCCTTCGCGGGGAAGTCTCATGACCGGTCGCTATCCGCACGTAAACGGGTTGATGGGGCTCGCTCACGGCAGTTGGGAGTTACACGACGGCGAGCGTATCCTCCCACACTACCTGAGCGATGCGGGGTACGAGACTCACCTGTTCGGTCTCCAGCACATCAGCCAGGATACCGACCGGCTCGGCTACGACCACGTCCACTCGGAGGGGAATCTGTATCCAGGGGTCTCTCCGGCTGTTCACGAGGCAAACCGTGCCCGAAACGTCGCCGACGTCGTCGAGCGGTTTCTCGAAGAACGGTCGGCTCCCGAGCCGTTTTTCGCCTCGGTCGGCTTCTTCGAACTCCACCGAGTAGAGGAGGACAACGGTCGGTTCGGGTTCGACGGGGATAGCTACGAGACACCCGATCCGGCCGACGTCCAGCCACTTTCGTATCTCCCTGACCGTCGGGGAATCAGGCACGATCTCTCCGAGATGCACGGGATGGTTCGGGCGGTCGACGACGGCGTCGGGACGATCGTCGACGCTCTCGAGCAAACGGGGCTGGCCGAGGAGACGCTGCTCGTCTTCACGACCGAGCACGGCATCGCCTTCCCGCGGGCGAAAGGAAGCTGCTACGACCCCGGGATCGAGGCCGCGCTCTTGCTGTGGTACCCCGGCGTGTTCGACGGGGGCCGGCGCTACGACGGGTTGGTCAGCAACGTCGACATTCTGCCGACGATTCTCGAACTCCTCGACTGTGACGTTCCCGAGGCCGTCGACGGACGGAGCGTCCTTGCGGAGCTAACCGGTGAGAGCGACGATCCACGGGAGCGGCTCTTCGCGGAGATGACCTGGCACGACATGTACAATCCAGTGCGTGCGATCCGGACGGACCGCTACAAGTACATCCGGAACTTCTGGCACCTGCCGGAGGTGTACCTCTCGGCAGATATCTTCGCGAGCGAGGCCGGTCGCGAGGTGCGCGAGTCCTACGGAATGCCACCCAGGCCGTACGAGGAGCTATACGATCTCGAGAAGGGACCCGGCGAAGACGAAAACGTCGTTCTCGAACCCCACTACCAGGACATTCGAGAGGAGCTCTCGGCGCAACTGCACACCTGGATGGACGAAACTGACGATCCACTGCTCGACGGACCGGTTCCACCCGGCGACGTCGACGAGGTCTACGACTGGAAACACGACGGATGA